A region of the Arthrobacter sp. FW306-07-I genome:
GTCTGGCTTGCAAGACGACCAAGGACAACGTCGGTGGCGTCAATGACGTGCCACTGGCGGTTGATATCGCCGGGCTTCGGGGTGTACGTACGCACGGTGTTTGCCTCGTTCTTGTTCTGGCGTTCTTGTTTAGGTGTCGCTAGCTCGCGCACCTACTGTCTGCGCGCTACCGGAACAGAGGTGAGGGCTCTATGTAACCAGTCATCCTGAAGTTCCGAATGTGCACGTTGAGTAGTTATCCTGCAACCGGATTCTCAAGCGGGCACGCACCATCGGAATAGGACACGCACAACGACTACCAAGATTAGCGCGTCAGGTGCTTCAGGGTCAAAATGAGGTAGCCGGAGGCCGCTGGGGCCTACGTCGGATCAACAACGTAGGGGTAACAGTGTTGTCAGCGGAGAACTTGAGCCCCACCACCGCGCTCCTAGTTCTTGGCGCCGCACTCCTGGGAGCCACCCTCTCCCCCATCGCGGAGTTCCTGATCGCCAAGGTGATTCCGAGGCTCGGTAACGCACCACGCTTCCAGACAAGAATTACGACGGCGGCACTCACCGGCGTCGCGTGCGCCGCCTTTGCCCTTCATTTTGGCATTTCTTTCGGCCTACCGGCCTTCCTATTCCTAGCGGTATTAGGCGTGCAGCTGGCACGGATAGATGTAGCACTCCATCTGCTGCCCAATCCCCTCGTACTGACACTTTTAGCCGGCGGTCTTTTACTTCTTTTATTGCCAGGAGTATTTGGTAAGCAATCTGAGGATGTGCTTCGCGCAGCCCTGGGAGCCGTCATCTTGTTTGCCGGCTACCTGATGTTGGGACTTATTTCGCCCGGCGGCATCGGAATGGGCGACGTGAAGCTTGCCGCGCCTGTCGGTCTTTACCTGGGGTACCTAGGTTGGAGCCAACTCCTCTACGGCGGCCTCTTAGGGTTCATCCTGAACGGCGTGGCCACGGTGCTTGTGCTCAGCAGAAAAGGCCGCA
Encoded here:
- a CDS encoding prepilin peptidase; translated protein: MSPTTALLVLGAALLGATLSPIAEFLIAKVIPRLGNAPRFQTRITTAALTGVACAAFALHFGISFGLPAFLFLAVLGVQLARIDVALHLLPNPLVLTLLAGGLLLLLLPGVFGKQSEDVLRAALGAVILFAGYLMLGLISPGGIGMGDVKLAAPVGLYLGYLGWSQLLYGGLLGFILNGVATVLVLSRKGRNKATEVAHGPSMLGALAAVTFFIA